A genomic stretch from Helianthus annuus cultivar XRQ/B chromosome 1, HanXRQr2.0-SUNRISE, whole genome shotgun sequence includes:
- the LOC110938551 gene encoding uncharacterized protein LOC110938551: protein MGDNEALVRRVVADYARPNAANARSSITRPAIGVNRWQIPPQIITMVKNTIQFHGLPYEDPNVHISLFSAICDTFQEQGVTEDACKLRLFPFSLADRAHAWLESLPAGSITTWAGMKEKFLGKYFPPSKIARLRSMIQEFRQKEGESFYETWERFKELLLKCPHHGFEDWALVEKFYYGVTPATRNMLNTTAGGDLMTAKTPEECMDMFEDIAMSSYEFPESRDSSATHRGVHKVNEVTRMQAQIDALQKQVGDIKVQKEQLCEICTGRHDTTACPIAPTETPEQVEFVGSRNQGNFGERYNSNWRNHPNFSWKNNNPPGFQ from the coding sequence ATGGGTGACAACGAGGCCCTGGTTAGGAGAGTCGTCGCAGACTACGCCAGGCCGAACGCGGCCAATGCTCGATCCAGCATTACCCGACCCGCTATCGGAGTTAATCGCTGGCAGATTCCACCCCAGATCATCACGATGGTTAAGAACACCATCCAGTTCCATGGATTACCTTATGAGGACCCGAATGTCCATATTTCTCTCTTTTCAGCTATCTGCGATACGTTCCAGGAGCAAGGTGTCACCGAGGATGCCTGCAAGCTGCGTCTATTCCCATTCTCACTTGCTGATCGTGCTCATGCTTGGTTGGAATCCCTTCCTGCGGGATCCATCACTACCTGGGCTggtatgaaagaaaaattcttAGGCAAGTACTTTCCCCCTTCAAAAATTGCTCGTCTGAGGAGCATGATTCAAGAGTTTCGCCAAAAGGAGGGAGAGTCTTTCTATGAGACATGGGAGCGATTCAAGGAGTTGTTACtcaagtgtcctcatcacggatTCGAGGATTGGGCGTTAGTTGAGAAGTTCTATTATGGAGTGACGCCCGCTACGAGGAATATGCTGAACACCACTGCTGGTGGCGATCTAATGACTGCCAAGACACCTGAGGAGTGCATGGATATGTTTGAGGATATAGCGATGAGTAGCTACGAGTTCCCTGAGTCTAGAGATTCATCCGCTACACATAGAGGAGTGCACAAGGTCAATGAGGTCACCAGAATGCAAGCACAGATTGACGCTTTGCAAAAGCAGGTGGGTGATATAAAGGTACAGAAGGAGCAGCTATGCGAGATATGCACTGGGAGGCATGACACGACCGCGTGTCCTATTGCTCCTACTGAGACACCAGAGCAGGTAGAGTTTGTGGGTAGTCGAAATCAAGGAAATTTCGGGGAGCGTTACAATTCGAATTGGAGGAACCACCCGAATTTCAGTTGGAAGAACAACAACCCACCGGGGTTTCAGTAG